The region GGCGGTAATCCGGTGTCGTGCAGCGTAGGTAAAACCGTATTGGAGGTGGTTCAGGAAGAAAACCTCATGAACCATGCCCAAAAAGTAGGCACTCAACTTTGGGCAGAGATAAAAACGCTACAGACCGAGTTTCCGCTGATGGGTGATGTTCGCGGCTCTGGTTTGTTTGGTGGGATTGAGTTGGTTCGCGACGAACGGCTCACACCCGCAAACCACGAAGCCCGTTATGTCGTAAACCGAATGCGTGATCGTGGGATTCTCATTGGAACGGATGGGCCATATCATAATGTTGTCAAAATTCGTCCACCAATGACGTTCGACACCCAAAATGCCACCCTACTTGTAGAGCGACTCCGTGAAGTCATGGTCGAGTTGTACAGATGACCTTTCTCGTAAAGGGCGTTTTCTATCTTATCCTTTCCAAGTGATCCGATACACTTTATCCGCAAAATCATCCGAGACCAACAGGCTTCCATCTGTCCATACGAGGACATCCACAGGGCGTCCGGAGACCTCTTCCCCTTTCAACCAGCCTTCCGCAAAAGGTTGATAAGATTCCACCTCGCCTTTTTGGTCTAAACGGATGAGCGAGACACGATAGCCCGTTTTTTTGCTGCGATTCCAAGAGCCATGTTCTGCTATAAAGATTTGATTTTTATAGGTTTCAGGGAACATGGTTCCGGTGTAAAACCGCATACCCAAGGCGGCCACATGCGAGCCAAGTTTTTTTGCTGGCTTGGTGAAAGTGGGGCCACAGGGTTGTTCTTTTCCAAATTCAGGGTCGTTTATGTCACCTCCGTGACAATACGGAAATCCAAAATGGCTTCCGGCTTGGGGGGCATGGTTCAACTCGTCGGGCGGCAGATCATCCCCCAACATATCACGGCCATTATCGGTAAACCAGAGGTGACGAGTAATAGGATGCCAGCTAAATCCGACTGAATTTCGGACGCCATGCGCATAAATTTCACGGTTTGTCCCATCCGCATTCATCCGTAAGATGGTTGAAAAGAGCGGATTC is a window of Rhodothermia bacterium DNA encoding:
- a CDS encoding sorbosone dehydrogenase family protein; its protein translation is MKWFSFFLAFVMLGCHQSNTPKTFGKNKINLPEGFEIDVFADNIENARSLCQTPNGTVFIGTKKAGKVYALRDENGDGRAEKKWVIAKDMNTPNGVAFKDGALYVSEIDKIWRFDNIETQLEKPPKPVLVTDDLPSEEHHGWKFIAFGPEGKLYVPVGAPCNVCNEENPLFSTILRMNADGTNREIYAHGVRNSVGFSWHPITRHLWFTDNGRDMLGDDLPPDELNHAPQAGSHFGFPYCHGGDINDPEFGKEQPCGPTFTKPAKKLGSHVAALGMRFYTGTMFPETYKNQIFIAEHGSWNRSKKTGYRVSLIRLDQKGEVESYQPFAEGWLKGEEVSGRPVDVLVWTDGSLLVSDDFADKVYRITWKG